One window from the genome of Cryptococcus neoformans var. neoformans JEC21 chromosome 12 sequence encodes:
- a CDS encoding expressed protein produces MVTNHHSPEVIEHVAEKAPSSSSNSDAIEGKEDLAASQYDTISGQLPELAAVGSNMDRKNEENGPRAGEELETVIPLAYRLIAFSMILFFATGSSYMQSVASPLKSTFKEKLNINNAQYGTISSASSLVNTILPIIGGIGMDYWGATYAAIISSIFVLVGAIIAAAASNAENYGMLIGGLILMGFGSTVIESTQNKLYSHWFRGTSLGLVFAVDIAWNRITSVIAKNTAVPMSTINGWWGWALWIPAIVCAVNMAVVMLYWWYERAVPKKYRPLLGKDARVKEGWDKRKFQFGTLRRLPKFFWIFCGSQLFQNAAVSVYTSNLADIQTVTRGTSTLAAGYNSSLQSVIPIFLTPLTGFFFDKIGWRMPFVSFTGALYIIVFALIGLTTVHPLCPILISSFALSTNAITFIASIPILVGDDSLLGTALGIWKAFANGNSIVLDVAAGAIQDRSSNGSYNNVIYFIIAIKGVQVLLGPTYYYLDRRWLAGSLRMTEENRLAKLKEVKENNLDYEGWRVSKMTAAIVGFELIGLIITAWVVYIIYSLGT; encoded by the exons ATGGTGACCAACCATCATTCGCCGGAGGTCATAGAGCATGTCGCCGAAAAGgcaccttcctcttcctccaactcTGACGCTATTGAAGGCAAAGAGGACCTAGCGGCTAGCCAGTACGACACTATCTCTGGCCAATTACCCGAGCTCGCGGCAGTTGGCTCCAACATGGATCGCAAGAACGAGGAGAATGGCCCGcgagcaggagaagaactCGAAACTGTTATCCCTTTGGCATATCGACTGATTGCGTTCTCAATGATTCTATTCTTCGCTACTGGCTCAAGCTACATGCAATCAGTGGCTAGTCCTTTGAAATCGACATTCAAGGAGAAGCTCAACATCAACA ATGCTCAGTACGGTACTATCTCTAGTGCGTCTAGTTTGGTTAACACCATCCTTCCGATCATCGGTGGTATCGGTATGGACTACTGGGGGGCGACATA TGCTGCTATCATATCCAGTATTTTCGTTCTAGTTGGTGCCATCATTGCTGCCGCT GCATCTAACGCCGAAAATTACGGCATGCTTATCGGCGGCTTAATTCTCATGGGTTTCGGTTCTACCG TCATCGAGTCTACCCAAAACAAGCTTTACTCCCACTGGTTCCGCGGTACATCCCTTGGTCTCGTATTCGCTGTCGACATTGCCTGGAACCGAATCACCTCGGTCATTGCCAAAAACACGGCCGTACCCATGTCAACCATCAATGGATGGTGGGGTTGGGCTCTATGGATCCCTGCTATCGTTTGTGCGGTGAACATGGCTGTGGTGATGCTTTACTGGTGGTATGAGCGGGCCGTACCAAAGAAGTATAGGCCTCTTCTTGGGAAGGATGCAAGggtgaaggaaggttgGGATAAGCGAAAGTTCCAGTTTGGGACACTTCGTAGGTTGCCCAAGTTCTTCTGGATTTTCTGTGGTTCTC AACTCTTCCAGAATGCCGCCGTTTCCGTTTACACTTCCAACTTGGCCGACATCCAGACTGTTACCCGAGGTACTAGCACGCTCGCTGCTGGCTATAAcagttctctccagtctGTTATTCCTA TCTTTTTGACCCCATTGACCggtttcttttttgataAAATTGGATGGAGAATGCCTTTCG TCTCTTTCACTGGCGCTCTTTACATCATTGTCTTTGCCCTCATCGGTCTTACCACCGTCCACCCTCTCTGCCctatcctcatctcctcatTCGCTCTGTCTACTAACGCCATCACTTTTATCGCTTCAATTCCCATCTTAGTGGGGGATGATTCATTGTTGGGTACCGCTCTTGGTATCTGGAAGGCATTTGCAAACGGCAATTCTATCGTCCTTGACGTTGCCGCTGGTGCTATC CAAGACCGATCTAGCAACGGCTCCTACAACAACGTCATCTacttcatcatcgccatTAAGGGGGTGCAAGTCCTTCTCGGTCCTACATACTATTATCTTGATCGCAGGTGGCTTGCAGGGTCTCTCCGTATGACCGAAGAGAATCGTCTCGCGAAGCTGAAGGAAGTCAAGGAGAACAACTTGGATTACGAAGGTTGGAGAGTCAGCAAGATGACGGCTGCCATCGTTGGTTTCGAATTGATCGGCCTGATTATCACTGCCTGGGTT GTATACATCATCTACTCTCTCGGCACATGA